The following proteins are co-located in the Rattus norvegicus strain BN/NHsdMcwi chromosome 19, GRCr8, whole genome shotgun sequence genome:
- the LOC134483468 gene encoding disks large homolog 5-like, whose translation MFARLLRRFGRVDVDREESRVKQTKPKAACRQTSSPENVLNKVQANEEEERLNRELELTTKERNELTDRLLYVTGGSMSKSPYFRPNPFYENLKIKEKQVMSLLHNLDTKNIEHREKFQELKKEINFYRNLHSRLLMDQACMKKKLVTLKQESKELERYLFELNPNAEDEQEKTSNLQTQQNLVSGTAGDME comes from the exons atgtttgcccgtcttctcaggcgctttgggagagttgatgttgatagagaagagtctagagtgaagcaaacgaaacctaaag cggcctgcagacagacgtcatcccctgaaaatgtcctaaacaaggtgcaggccaacgaagaagaggagaggctgaatagagaactggagctaactaccaaggagagaaatgagctgacagatcgcctcctttatgtgacaggtggatccatgagcaagag cccctacttcaggccaaatccattttatgaaaacttgaagataaaggagaaacaggtcatgtcattactgcacaacttagacacaaagaacattgaacatcgtgagaaatttcaggagctcaagaaggagattaacttctatcg caacctgcacagccggctcctgatggaccaggcatgtatgaagaagaagttggtcacattgaagcaggagagcaaggagttagagcgatatttgtttgagttgaacccgaatgctgaagacgaacaggagaagaccagcaacctccagacccagcaaaatttg gtctcaggaactgcaggagacatggaatag